The Procambarus clarkii isolate CNS0578487 chromosome 37, FALCON_Pclarkii_2.0, whole genome shotgun sequence nucleotide sequence tttcagttagttcatgttgaggAGCCGCGAGCGGTCTGAACGGGAGTTCGACTACACTGGCTGACTgtacagtgttgcagtgtgtgccaCTACTGACTTTAAGGTAACGTTAAATTGTTGTGCTTTGTATTAGTATTAAGTAGTGAATATATGTTCATTGTTACCAAGTGAGAAGTGTCTTTTCATCAACACCTTCCAATAATTTGGTCTCCAAACTTCACACAAGGACAAGGAAATGCAATAATTTGATGCAGTTTTATTCTCATAAACACAAGAGGTGTTGATAGTCGCAGCGCTCCACCACTAGTAAATTTGTTTGTCTtatttcctgtctgtctgtctgttggtctgtctgtttgtctcatTACATTAATCTTTGGTATAGAAAATGAGGTTCATTAATGCCTACACAATATAGGCAAGTAGTGTTACCAGAGAAGCCTTCATCTCCCAGACGGTCCGACGGTTCAATACAGTACACAAAATATAGCAAGTTATCCCGTGACCAGCTGCCCttcatgtgtgtatatcacttgTATATTGTACTTGTATATCTAAGAGTGTGTATGAACAGTTTTGTTTGAAAGAGTCTAACTTCAGCAAAAATTACATTTCAAAATATGAAAATAACTGTTTAACTCTCGCTTGACTAGTCAAGGCGGTGAATATTACACAAGATAATAGTTGAGGACacaacagaaggcctattgacccatgcgAAGTAGCGCCTGTTGATATCCTCTCAAACTCATATATATgtgtaacctacgcttgaaacaacccagTCATCCCACGTCtgttatgttacccggtaatttgttccataaatctacAACATTATGCTACATTTGACTCTACCTGCGACCTTGACGACAAGTACAACTTCTCACCTGCAGGGTAAGAAAATATAATTgtttaattgattgaaaatgtggCTGAGAGGGATAACTGTGTCAAGCTGAGCCCTACCTCTTATACCTCTATATCAACTCTCTCTCATACATATACGATTGTAACAATTTAACTTGGCTCAGATAAATACTAATATTAAACCTTAAAATCGATGGCTTTAGATAAATAAACATGGGTATATGTATAAGCTTCCGTGTCTGTCTATACTTGTATATAGATAATGTATACATGTGTACAGATAATAGCACGGCGTCGTCAGCCACGACTGTAAGCTTGGCACCGTGACTCCAAGCACAAGTGACAGTGACTTCTGGCACAGGCGGTGTCTCGTGGTCAAAGAAAGAAAATATTCTCAGATTAGTTATCAACTTTGTTGAGAGAACTCCCAAGGCTTGGAGTGCCCCATGACCCGACTGCTCTTGTCGTAAGCGTCGATGCACTTATGGCCGTCCGTTGGCACACATATGCGTCTACTGGCATCTACAGGCGTTTGCTGGCATCTACGGGCGTCTGCCGGATGCCGGCATCCGTTGGCATCCTTTAGGGTTCATTGGCGTCCATAGCTTAACCACGGACACCCAAGCAAGCCTCTCGTCAGCTAGATGACCAATGTGTGTCCTTAGAATGCAATGCCACACGCTTGCCGATTTTCCTTGACGTTCGCAAGTAACCCAAATACACTTCAAATGTGGCTTAGTATATCCAGATGTGTCCAGCTGTGCTAAGATGTGTCGATCTTTGTCCAACTGTGCCAAGATGTGTCCAACTGTGTCCAGATAAGTTCAGCTGTGCCCAGATGTGTCCAACTGTGCCCTGAAATGTCAGACTGTGCCCAAAAATGTCCACCTGTGCCAAGATGTGTCCAGCTGTGTCAAGATGAGTCCAACTGTGCCCAGATATGTCTAACTGTGCCCAGATGTGTCCAACCGTGCCCAGATATGTCCATCTGTGACGAGAGATGTCTTGAGGTGCTCAGAGGTGTCTAGTGATGGAGAGACGACAGgccgtggtggttgtagtggtgttgagactgttgattgtagtggtggagagacggtatgttgtagtggtggtggtggtggtaataatgTGGATAGGGCAGGTGGTAGGGGTTGTAATGGTGGAGAGAGGATCAAATCCTAGTGGTGAGGAGAGCGTTCGTCGTTAAGGAAGAAGGCAAGTCATGGAGAGAGAAGGTAGGTCATGGTGGAAGagatcaggttgtggtggtggtggtagtggtggagagagggcatgtcgtgttggtggtagtggtggagaaatAGCTTGTCGTGGTGGGAGAGGACAGGTCGTGGTGAGAGAGGGCAGGTCGTGGTGGGAGAGGGCAGGTTGTGGTGGGAAGAGGGCAGGTCGTGGTGGGAAGAGGGCAGGTCGGGGTGACAGATCTGTCACCTTACTTGCCGACAGTTTGGACGCCGGAGATGTACTCGTCAACAACGTCTATCAAGAGAAGGTCGTCAAGGCATTGACGAAAGACGGAATTGGCATAACAGTTTTGTCTGTGGAGGAGACGAAGCTTGTTAGGCACTCCAGGTGTTGGCACTGGTGACACAAATTAAACTCATTAATTACAGCTAGTAAAATATTCAAGTGACCAAGAAAAACTTtgtcaaacataaccataaacgaataattatatttttatttataaatacaagagttttcacattcttgtaaagccgctaacacgcatagcgtttccggaAGATCCTTAATCCTAagggttccctggaatacgacccgccaattgGTTAACAACATGGTACCCTTCACTGCTAAGTGAAATGGGTAATGGAAATTTGAATGAAATGAatgaaatttaaataataaaaaacaaaatgTTAATAGTTACAGGTCACTATTGTAATCTTGTCTGTACAGGTTACAGACCCTGatttaaataataaacttaagtACTTTATTAAGGAATTTTGTTAAATCCTAACAAAGTTATTTGTTTTAATTATAGATAACAAATATAAGAATATGCATGAAAAATTAAATAAGTGAttcaaaacaaaatacaaaataaCATAGTCTAATATTACTCTTTTTACTGAGGGCAGCAGCAAGCAAGGCTTCAGTAGTTTATTATATGAGACTTGCTTTACTTACCTATAATGTAGATAGTCAAAGCAAACCTTTAATTGCTGATTATTATCCTCGGATTATTTCGCTCAATTGTTTGTACAAGTCGAGGTTGAGACCCAGGTCCATCACACAAAATTGGAACGCTGAGTGAGCGAAGCAGTTAGTCCTGATAGGTCGTATAGAAAACGGGAGAGGGGCAAAATATTAAgttaaataaaattatataaaataataaaaggattataaataaattttaaaacaatatgaaactaaaaaaaaaagtacaatAAGAAGTTTTTATAGAACCCGAGAATAATAAAAAAGTACGACAAAAtaacatataaaaataaaaataaattaaattttttcaAATAAATGTAAACTATATAAAGATTTATTAAAATTTAGAAAATATTGAGAGATactgaaataaaattaaaatattactaaattatgtTAACTGAAattataaaaattaaaataatctAATAATAAATCCCAAAGAAATGACACTGCTCTGAGTATGCGGCCGAGGTACCAAGACTGCACTTGGTATTGTGACTGGCAGTTACTCCCGGGGGATACGAACTGTGGTGGGCAGCTGGTGGGTACCTAGAGTAGTGGGCAGCTCACCTGCAGGTGGTGGCGACGTAGGGTTTACGGTACAAGTTGTAACAATCTTCACACACTCGGTCAAGCTTCTTGAAGATGGCTCTGTCGTATATTCCTTTACAAGCCTGGTCGAACACCTGTCGCTTGTTGACGCTCTGGTCTTGGGAGAGGAAGCTGAGAGGTTCCGACGATGACGACCCAGACGACAACAGTCGCTCCATCCTCGACGACCCTTCAACGGACCGTCCATGGACACCAGACGAGCCCAGactcgctgccaccaccaccactaccaccaccaacgaccacatcTGTTGGGGTCAAGGAAGGAGTGAAAGATTAATTCGTAGTTCCAGACGGACTTAgacccaccaacaccatcacctacGGTCACCACCATCAATGACCACTGCCACCACTAGAGACCACCTCCACTaccgaccaccacaaccaacgACCACATCCGTTTGCGAGTTTCCTGTCTACTCATCTCACACCAATGAGTACCTCAGCACGGGTACTGCAGTGACTCAGTATCTGTCGCTACCTTCCGCACTGACTCATGGGTGAGTTTAACAATCTCTAACCTCATCCATCCTCTACTTCATTCATAACTCTCATTAATATGACTACGCCTATCCTGCTAACATTTCTAGTGGCCTACCACACCAGTACCCCTCTGGTAGGGACCCTAGTACTCCCAGTATCCCTCTGGTAAGGACCCTAGTACTCCCAGTACCCCTCTGATAGGGACTCAAGTACTATCAGTACTCCTCTGATAGGGACTCTAGCACTCCCAGTACCCCTCTGATAGG carries:
- the LOC123765782 gene encoding crustacean hyperglycemic hormones-like isoform X1; translation: MVSFRTMWSLVVVVVVVAASLGSSGVHGRSVEGSSRMERLLSSGSSSSEPLSFLSQDQSVNKRQVFDQACKGIYDRAIFKKLDRVCEDCYNLYRKPYVATTCRQNCYANSVFRQCLDDLLLIDVVDEYISGVQTVGK
- the LOC123765782 gene encoding crustacean hyperglycemic hormones-like isoform X2 — its product is MVSFRTMWSLVVVVVVVAASLGSSGVHGRSVEGSSRMERLLSSGSSSSEPLSFLSQDQSVNKRQVFDQACKGIYDRAIFKKLDRVCEDCYNLYRKPYVATTCRTNCFAHSAFQFCVMDLGLNLDLYKQLSEIIRG